From Curtobacterium sp. SGAir0471, the proteins below share one genomic window:
- a CDS encoding molybdopterin molybdotransferase MoeA, whose protein sequence is MTLVLPSWSEARRAAHEQGARLAADTAGADPGSGAVRLDLASALGRTLAADLLARADVPGHDGAAMDGWAVAGPGPWVLGAPIVAGAVPADEPLAVGHARPVTTGAPVPPGTEAVVRSEDASVDDDGRLVRHTSSARRHVRPAGEEVSRDQVLFPAGSVLTPPRAALAAASGVDDVLVAPVPTARVAVLGDEIVAAGIPRPGQVRDVFTHTLPSVLRTFGADPVATERVADDADGTARVLDAAQERIVVTTGGTAGSSTDHVRGALARIGAELLVDRVDVRPGRPMLLARRGTTVYLCLPGNPMAAMVGLVLLGGPLVAGLLGRPLEPTGSVRLAVDVPNDRPGALVLAHRTTPEGAMPASHQSSAMLRGLADADGLMIVPAGGGVAGEDVPPVRLPWV, encoded by the coding sequence GTGACGCTGGTCCTGCCGTCCTGGTCCGAGGCCCGACGCGCGGCACACGAGCAGGGCGCCCGTCTGGCCGCCGACACCGCGGGCGCCGACCCCGGGTCGGGAGCGGTCCGACTCGACCTGGCATCGGCGCTCGGACGGACGCTCGCCGCTGACCTGCTCGCCCGTGCCGACGTGCCCGGCCACGACGGCGCCGCGATGGACGGGTGGGCCGTCGCAGGGCCTGGGCCGTGGGTGCTCGGCGCACCGATCGTCGCGGGCGCGGTCCCCGCTGACGAGCCGCTCGCCGTCGGGCACGCCCGTCCGGTCACGACCGGGGCGCCGGTACCACCCGGCACGGAGGCCGTGGTGCGTTCCGAGGACGCCTCCGTCGACGACGACGGCCGCCTGGTCCGCCACACGTCGTCCGCGCGTCGTCACGTCCGACCGGCCGGCGAGGAGGTCTCCCGCGACCAGGTGCTGTTCCCCGCCGGCTCCGTGCTGACCCCGCCGCGTGCAGCGCTGGCCGCGGCGTCCGGCGTCGACGACGTGCTCGTCGCGCCCGTCCCGACCGCGCGGGTCGCGGTGCTCGGTGACGAGATCGTCGCCGCGGGCATCCCGCGACCCGGACAGGTGCGCGACGTCTTCACCCACACCCTGCCGTCCGTGCTCCGCACCTTCGGGGCCGACCCGGTCGCCACCGAGCGCGTGGCCGACGACGCCGACGGCACCGCCCGGGTGCTCGACGCCGCGCAGGAGCGGATCGTCGTCACGACCGGTGGCACCGCCGGCTCCTCGACTGACCACGTCCGCGGCGCGCTCGCCCGCATCGGCGCCGAGCTGCTCGTCGACCGCGTCGACGTCCGGCCCGGGCGCCCGATGCTGCTCGCCCGCCGGGGCACCACCGTGTACCTCTGCCTGCCCGGCAACCCGATGGCCGCGATGGTGGGCCTCGTGCTGCTCGGCGGACCGCTCGTCGCCGGTCTGCTCGGGCGACCGCTCGAACCGACGGGGTCGGTCCGGCTCGCCGTGGACGTGCCGAACGACCGACCGGGCGCACTGGTGCTCGCCCACCGGACGACACCCGAGGGTGCCATGCCGGCGTCCCACCAGTCGTCGGCCATGCTGCGGGGGCTGGCAGACGCGGACGGACTGATGATCGTGCCGGCCGGGGGCGGCGTGGCGGGCGAGGACGTGCCTCCCGTCCGGCTGCCGTGGGTCTGA